A single genomic interval of Helianthus annuus cultivar XRQ/B chromosome 13, HanXRQr2.0-SUNRISE, whole genome shotgun sequence harbors:
- the LOC110901360 gene encoding uncharacterized protein LOC110901360, with amino-acid sequence MACKPPIYNREVDPIICQRWLGDIKGVFERTHWDESDFVAYGTGQLRGQAKDWWDNKKNEIGVEAAKTMTWEEFKTPFLKHRSPKAVINKIMEEFMQLREFMTPSKYKTLTEIINVAREREIKLKKQVERGERRAQDVNPSPTKKARTGELGKKVDVKGGSPSCKVCGKGHKGECRFKDKSCPICGKTRHTASLCPGKVFVCYKCYQPGHKKSECPELVGKRDTKESPTEAPKAKARSFQLTAAEAKTEPHVVSEVEIGDNKSFIVCDICRGCKLNIDNEEYLINLIPMSMGQFQVVVGMDWLSQHHAKVVCFRKEIKLTSPSGKHVTIYGEKGGNPIICSMMKAHKLMKHGCKAFMIYANEPEKELPKIGDVPVVRDFEDVFPDDLPGMPPEREVEFGIELIPGAKPIAKAPYRLAPSELQELIFKMSDGNDDNPVQTSTEQMKEIIAEEVGKEIEGSLSGFIVYPHTGNTPS; translated from the exons atggcgtgtaaaccgccaatctaTAACAGGGAGGTTGACCCGATAATTTGCCAAAGATGGTTGGGCGACATTAAAGGGGTGTTTGAAAGGACCCATTGGGATGAAAGCGACTTTGTTGCTTACGGAACGGGTCAGTTGAGAGGTCAAGCCAAAGATTGGTGGGACAACAAAAAGAATGAAATAGGAGTCGAAGCGGCGAAaaccatgacatgggaggagtttaagacgccgtttcttaaacatcGTAGCCCCAAGGCGGTCATTAACAAAATCatggaagagttcatgcaacttag ggagtttatgactccttcaaaATACAAGACCCTTACCGAAATCATAAACGTTGCTCGGGAACGAGAAATCAAGTTGAAGAAACAAGTTGAAAGGGGTGAGCGAAGGGCGCAAGATGTAAAcccaagccctacaaagaaagctCGAACTGGAGAGTTGGGAAAGAAAGTGGATGTTaaaggcgggtcgccaagttgTAAGGTATGTGGAAAGGGGCACAAAGGTGAGTGCCGCTTCAAAGACAAGTCGTGTCCGATATGTGGGAAGACGAGGCACACCGCATCGCTATGCCCCGGAAAGGTTTTCGTCTGTTACAAATGTTATCAACCCGGCCACAAAAAGTCCGAATGCCCCGAATTGGTGGGGAAGAGAGACACAAAAGAGTCTCCAACGGAAGCTCCAAAGGCAAAGGCTAGGTCTTTTCAACTTACTGCGGCTGAAGCAAAGACAGAACCCcatgtggtttcag aagttgaaataggggacaACAAAAGCTTCATAGTTTGTGATATTTGTCGAGGTTGTAAATTAAATATTGATAATGAAGAATACTTAATAAACCtaatcccgatgtcaatgggGCAATTTCAAGTAgttgttgggatggattggctgtctcAGCACCACGCGAAGGTCGTGTGTTTCCGTAAGGAAATAAAGCTAACATCTCCTAGCGGAAAGCACGTTACAATTTATGGCGAAAAGGGAGGAAATCCTATAATATGCTCAAtgatgaaagctcacaagctCATGAAGCATGGATGTAAAGCATTTATGATATACGCGAACGAGCCCGAGAAAGAATTACCGAAGATTGGAGACGTGCCCGTAGTACGTGACTTTGAAGATGTATTTCCGGATGATCTACCGGGAATGCCGCCCGAGCGGGAAGtggagttcggaatcgaattgattccgggcgcgaaacccatAGCTAAAGCGCCATACCGACTCGcaccgtcggaattacaagaattgat tttcaagatgtctGATGGAAATGATGATAATCCGGTGCAAacaagcaccgaacaaatgaaagaaatAATTGCCGAAGAAGTAGGGAAGGAAATTGAAGGTAGTCTATCCGGGTTTATAGTCTatccccacactggaaacaccccttCTTAA